A stretch of the Nerophis ophidion isolate RoL-2023_Sa linkage group LG27, RoL_Noph_v1.0, whole genome shotgun sequence genome encodes the following:
- the LOC133544460 gene encoding sterol 26-hydroxylase, mitochondrial isoform X1 — protein sequence MSSSRPGLSALCRGLIPLSGRTLTTEAAPLKTIDDLPGPTFSTTLFWLFAKGYKDKSHLLQGVQKNLYGPIWRSRFGPFDLVNVASPELIAQVIRQEGRYPVRAELPHWKEYRDLRGQAYGLHVDKGQEWYRMRSALNPKLLRLQEVSAYAPIIQQVVDDFLQRIEFLRIRSPDQTSVSNVAAELHKFGFEAISSILFETRLGCLQEDIPEDTVRFIAAVNDMLTLSETVVVFPRWMRWLFPFWRRFVQAWDHLYDTAQTLIDQRLADIHTRMERGELIDGLYLTYLLSCDKLTQSEIYICVTELLLGGVDTTSNTLSWALYHLARDQRVQDGLYSEVNAVCANRRKPDTDDLRAMPYLKAVIKETLRLYPVVPGNGRFTTESEVIVDNYRFPKETQFHLCHYVVSHDRTQFTQADDFLPERWLRTHAFQHHPYSFIPFGVGVRGCVGRRVAEMEMYFALSRLVQQYEVRPGEDSAPIEAKTRTLLIPARPISLRFLPRT from the exons ATGAGCTCCTCCCGGCCTGGTCTTTCTGCGCTCTGCAGAGGTTTGATCCCCCTCTCCGGCAGAACACTGACGACTGAAGCGGCTCCACTGAAGACCATCGATGACTTGCCAGGACCCACTTTCTCCACCACCCTCTTCTGGTTATTTGCCAAAGGGTACAAGGACAAGAGCCACTTGCTGCAG GGTGTACAGAAGAATCTGTACGGGCCTATCTGGCGCTCTAGGTTCGGTCCGTTCGACTTGGTTAATGTGGCAAGTCCCGAGCTCATAGCCCAGGTGATCCGGCAAGAAGGACGCTACCCGGTCCGAGCAGAGCTGCCGCACTGGAAAGAATACAGAGACCTGCGGGGACAAGCCTATGGCCTGCATGTAGA CAAAGGACAGGAGTGGTACCGAATGCGGAGTGCTCTGAACCCCAAGTTGCTGAGGCTGCAGGAGGTGTCGGCCTACGCTCCAATCATCCAGCAGGTGGTTGACGACTTCCTGCAACGCATCGAGTTCCTCCGCATTCGCAGTCCAGACCAGACTTCTGTTTCCAACGTGGCTGCTGAGCTCCACAAGTTTGGCTTCGAAG CTATCTCCTCCATCCTGTTCGAGACCAGGCTGGGCTGCCTGCAGGAAGACATACCCGAGGACACGGTGCGCTTCATCGCTGCAGTTAATGACATGCTGACCCTGTCTGAGACGGTGGTAGTCTTTCCACGTTGGATGCGCTGGCTCTTCCCGTTCTGGAGGCGCTTTGTGCAGGCCTGGGACCACCTCTACGACACAG CACAGACTCTGATAGACCAAAGACTTGCTGACATTCACACTCGGATGGAGCGAGGTGAGCTGATAGATGGCTTATACCTGACTTACCTGTTGTCCTGTGACAAGCTGACCCAATCCGAGATCTACATCTGTGTGACAGAGCTGCTGCTGGGCGGCGTGGACACG ACCTCCAACACACTCTCCTGGGCCTTGTACCACTTGGCGAGGGACCAGCGGGTTCAGGATGGATTGTACAGTGAGGTGAATGCCGTGTGTGCCAACAGGCGGAAGCCAGATACAGATGACCTGAGAGCAATGCCCTATCTGAAGGCTGTCATCAAGGAGACCTTGCG CTTATATCCTGTGGTTCCTGGAAATGGACGATTCACTACAGAGAGCGAAGTGATTGTGGACAACTACCGGTTCCCGAAGGAG ACTCAGTTTCATCTGTGCCACTATGTTGTCAGCCACGACCGCACACAGTTCACCCAGGCTGATGACTTCCTGCCGGAGAGGTGGCTTCGCACTCACGCCTTCCAGCACCACCCATACAGCTTCATCCCCTTTGGTGTGGGGGTGCGAGGCTGTGTAGGGAGGAGGGTGGCAGAAATGGAGATGTACTTcgccttgtccagg CTGGTGCAGCAATATGAGGTCCGGCCAGGAGAGGACAGCGCCCCCATTGAGGCCAAAACACGAACGCTGCTCATCCCAGCAAGACCCATCAGCCTCCGCTTCCTGCCCAGAACCTga
- the LOC133544460 gene encoding sterol 26-hydroxylase, mitochondrial isoform X2 — MTCQDPLSPPPSSGYLPKGTRTRATCCSKGQEWYRMRSALNPKLLRLQEVSAYAPIIQQVVDDFLQRIEFLRIRSPDQTSVSNVAAELHKFGFEAISSILFETRLGCLQEDIPEDTVRFIAAVNDMLTLSETVVVFPRWMRWLFPFWRRFVQAWDHLYDTAQTLIDQRLADIHTRMERGELIDGLYLTYLLSCDKLTQSEIYICVTELLLGGVDTTSNTLSWALYHLARDQRVQDGLYSEVNAVCANRRKPDTDDLRAMPYLKAVIKETLRLYPVVPGNGRFTTESEVIVDNYRFPKETQFHLCHYVVSHDRTQFTQADDFLPERWLRTHAFQHHPYSFIPFGVGVRGCVGRRVAEMEMYFALSRLVQQYEVRPGEDSAPIEAKTRTLLIPARPISLRFLPRT, encoded by the exons ATGACTTGCCAGGACCCACTTTCTCCACCACCCTCTTCTGGTTATTTGCCAAAGGGTACAAGGACAAGAGCCACTTGCTGCAG CAAAGGACAGGAGTGGTACCGAATGCGGAGTGCTCTGAACCCCAAGTTGCTGAGGCTGCAGGAGGTGTCGGCCTACGCTCCAATCATCCAGCAGGTGGTTGACGACTTCCTGCAACGCATCGAGTTCCTCCGCATTCGCAGTCCAGACCAGACTTCTGTTTCCAACGTGGCTGCTGAGCTCCACAAGTTTGGCTTCGAAG CTATCTCCTCCATCCTGTTCGAGACCAGGCTGGGCTGCCTGCAGGAAGACATACCCGAGGACACGGTGCGCTTCATCGCTGCAGTTAATGACATGCTGACCCTGTCTGAGACGGTGGTAGTCTTTCCACGTTGGATGCGCTGGCTCTTCCCGTTCTGGAGGCGCTTTGTGCAGGCCTGGGACCACCTCTACGACACAG CACAGACTCTGATAGACCAAAGACTTGCTGACATTCACACTCGGATGGAGCGAGGTGAGCTGATAGATGGCTTATACCTGACTTACCTGTTGTCCTGTGACAAGCTGACCCAATCCGAGATCTACATCTGTGTGACAGAGCTGCTGCTGGGCGGCGTGGACACG ACCTCCAACACACTCTCCTGGGCCTTGTACCACTTGGCGAGGGACCAGCGGGTTCAGGATGGATTGTACAGTGAGGTGAATGCCGTGTGTGCCAACAGGCGGAAGCCAGATACAGATGACCTGAGAGCAATGCCCTATCTGAAGGCTGTCATCAAGGAGACCTTGCG CTTATATCCTGTGGTTCCTGGAAATGGACGATTCACTACAGAGAGCGAAGTGATTGTGGACAACTACCGGTTCCCGAAGGAG ACTCAGTTTCATCTGTGCCACTATGTTGTCAGCCACGACCGCACACAGTTCACCCAGGCTGATGACTTCCTGCCGGAGAGGTGGCTTCGCACTCACGCCTTCCAGCACCACCCATACAGCTTCATCCCCTTTGGTGTGGGGGTGCGAGGCTGTGTAGGGAGGAGGGTGGCAGAAATGGAGATGTACTTcgccttgtccagg CTGGTGCAGCAATATGAGGTCCGGCCAGGAGAGGACAGCGCCCCCATTGAGGCCAAAACACGAACGCTGCTCATCCCAGCAAGACCCATCAGCCTCCGCTTCCTGCCCAGAACCTga